In Flavobacteriaceae bacterium, the following proteins share a genomic window:
- the rpsB gene encoding 30S ribosomal protein S2 yields MAKVEVKDLLDGGVHFGHLTRKWDPNMAPYIYMERNGIHIINLYKTAAKLEEASEALSKIAASGRKILFVATKKQAKDIVSDKAGNVNMPYITERWPGGMLTNFVTIRKAVKKMASIDRMKKDGTFMTLSKKERLQVDRLRAKLEKNLGSISDMTRLPGALFVVDIKREHIAIKEAQKLNIPIFAMVDTNSDPRQVDYVIPANDDASKSIDKILTHVTNSIAGGLADRKAGKEAKAEGSDSDTTAAAAKKAEAPAPVVASQEEE; encoded by the coding sequence ATGGCAAAAGTAGAAGTAAAAGATTTACTTGACGGAGGTGTACACTTCGGTCACCTTACCAGAAAATGGGATCCAAATATGGCTCCTTACATTTATATGGAGCGCAATGGTATCCATATCATTAACCTTTATAAAACAGCTGCAAAATTAGAAGAAGCTTCAGAAGCTTTAAGCAAAATAGCAGCTTCAGGTAGAAAAATATTATTCGTAGCTACCAAAAAACAAGCAAAAGACATTGTTTCTGATAAAGCAGGAAATGTAAATATGCCTTACATCACAGAAAGATGGCCAGGTGGAATGTTAACTAACTTTGTTACTATTAGGAAAGCTGTTAAGAAAATGGCTTCTATTGATAGAATGAAGAAAGATGGAACATTTATGACACTTTCTAAAAAAGAGCGTTTACAAGTTGATCGTTTAAGAGCAAAATTAGAAAAGAATTTAGGTTCTATTTCTGATATGACTCGCTTACCAGGAGCATTATTTGTTGTAGATATTAAACGTGAGCACATCGCAATTAAAGAAGCACAAAAATTAAACATTCCAATTTTTGCAATGGTTGACACTAATTCTGACCCAAGACAGGTAGATTATGTTATTCCAGCAAATGATGATGCTTCTAAATCTATCGATAAGATTTTAACTCATGTTACAAATTCTATTGCAGGAGGATTAGCAGATCGTAAAGCAGGAAAAGAGGCTAAAGCTGAAGGTAGTGATAGTGATACTACTGCAGCAGCTGCAAAAAAAGCTGAAGCTCCAGCTCCAGTAGTAGCATCTCAAGAAGAAGAATAA
- a CDS encoding 30S ribosomal protein S9: MEVIHKIGRRKTAVARVYISEGKGNITVNKKDVNTYFPTATLQYKVNQPLALTNNEGNFDIKVNVFGGGVTGQAEAVRLAISRAMCELNEENRGILKPEGLLTRDPRMVERKKFGQKKARKKFQFSKR, translated from the coding sequence ATGGAAGTGATTCACAAAATTGGTCGTAGAAAAACGGCTGTTGCTCGTGTATATATTTCAGAAGGAAAAGGAAATATTACAGTGAACAAAAAAGATGTAAATACTTACTTTCCAACTGCTACTTTACAATACAAAGTAAACCAACCGTTAGCACTAACTAACAATGAAGGTAACTTTGATATTAAAGTAAATGTTTTTGGAGGAGGTGTTACAGGTCAAGCAGAAGCTGTACGTTTAGCAATTTCTCGTGCTATGTGCGAGTTAAATGAAGAAAACAGAGGCATCTTAAAACCAGAAGGTTTATTAACAAGAGATCCAAGAATGGTAGAGCGTAAAAAATTCGGACAGAAAAAAGCGCGTAAAAAATTCCAATTCTCAAAACGTTAA
- a CDS encoding 50S ribosomal protein L13 encodes MDTLSYKTISANKATVNKQWVLVDAEGQTLGRLASKVAILLRGKHKPNFTPHVDCGDNVIVINAEKINLTGNKWNDKTYVRHTGYPGGQRTLSATEMFGKDPARLVEKSVKGMLPKNKLGAALFRNLNVVVGAEHAHEAQKPKAINLNEFK; translated from the coding sequence GTGGATACATTAAGCTACAAAACGATTTCAGCAAACAAAGCTACTGTAAATAAACAGTGGGTTTTAGTTGATGCTGAAGGTCAAACTTTAGGTCGGTTAGCTTCAAAAGTAGCAATACTTTTAAGAGGCAAACACAAACCTAACTTCACACCACACGTTGATTGCGGAGATAACGTTATTGTTATAAATGCAGAAAAAATCAACTTAACAGGTAACAAATGGAACGACAAAACTTATGTGCGTCATACCGGTTATCCAGGTGGTCAAAGAACTTTATCTGCTACAGAAATGTTTGGAAAAGATCCAGCACGATTAGTAGAAAAATCAGTAAAAGGAATGTTACCTAAAAACAAATTAGGTGCAGCATTATTCCGTAATTTAAATGTTGTTGTAGGTGCTGAGCATGCTCACGAAGCTCAAAAGCCAAAAGCAATTAACTTAAACGAATTCAAATAA
- a CDS encoding deacylase: MKKYIYVLWLLVVALKSYGQNQDKKRSASFFFVPEILIGKTLKANTDFPQTRLQKAFFISIGKHNNTNDKEWAKQLNYPKTGISLGVIDFGNTEKIGKALTIMPFMEFELFKKNNRNLNLHVGLGGSYIDTQNDEVTNPFNRAITTKINWSFRSFIYYDFLKNRNIDWRFGLGYIHHSNGHTRLPNQGLNSLLASISTKINSNKEKKGFLLEESKKSNTKQTYFSIRTGVGQNVLSEIFNDKKEVYSLAISAGKIINKTFKFGGGIYYRFYEHYYDYIRNGEALVQEQFPFFEDNPYNYATNYGVFGTAEILIDHFGFELDLGVNIFKPFYRIAYQLTEGFSFQNSNNETVVVLGELDSYFEIKRTISSRLGLKYYMLSNNKAPKHNLFIGVHINANLGQADFTELSFGYVRRFSLKK; the protein is encoded by the coding sequence TTGAAAAAATATATTTATGTGCTTTGGCTACTTGTTGTAGCTTTAAAAAGTTACGGACAAAATCAAGATAAAAAAAGGAGTGCTTCTTTCTTTTTCGTTCCAGAAATTTTAATTGGGAAAACCCTAAAAGCTAACACAGACTTTCCTCAAACTCGTTTACAAAAAGCATTCTTTATTAGTATTGGAAAACATAATAATACTAACGACAAAGAATGGGCAAAGCAATTAAATTATCCAAAAACTGGTATTTCATTAGGTGTTATTGATTTTGGTAACACTGAAAAAATAGGTAAAGCACTTACTATTATGCCTTTTATGGAGTTTGAATTATTTAAAAAAAATAATCGCAATTTAAATCTTCATGTAGGTTTAGGAGGTTCATATATCGATACACAAAATGATGAGGTCACTAATCCATTTAATAGAGCTATAACAACAAAAATAAACTGGTCTTTTCGTTCATTTATTTATTATGATTTTTTAAAAAATCGAAATATAGATTGGAGGTTTGGGCTGGGTTATATTCATCACTCTAATGGGCATACTCGATTACCTAATCAAGGATTAAATTCTTTATTAGCAAGTATTTCTACTAAGATTAATTCAAATAAAGAAAAAAAAGGTTTTTTATTAGAAGAATCTAAAAAATCAAATACAAAACAAACTTATTTTTCTATCAGAACTGGGGTTGGACAGAACGTACTTTCTGAAATTTTTAATGACAAAAAAGAAGTTTATTCTCTTGCTATTTCAGCAGGGAAAATTATTAATAAGACTTTTAAGTTTGGAGGTGGCATTTACTATCGTTTTTATGAACATTATTACGATTACATTAGAAACGGAGAAGCATTAGTTCAAGAGCAATTTCCTTTTTTTGAAGATAACCCTTATAATTATGCTACTAATTATGGAGTTTTTGGGACTGCCGAAATACTCATAGATCATTTTGGATTTGAACTTGATCTTGGAGTGAATATTTTCAAACCTTTTTATAGAATTGCTTATCAACTCACTGAGGGATTCTCGTTTCAAAATTCAAATAATGAAACAGTAGTAGTTTTAGGTGAATTAGATTCATATTTTGAAATTAAACGTACGATATCTAGTAGATTAGGATTAAAATATTATATGCTATCAAATAATAAAGCTCCAAAACATAATCTATTTATAGGAGTACATATTAATGCTAATCTTGGTCAAGCCGATTTTACCGAACTTAGTTTTGGATATGTGCGTCGTTTTAGTTTAAAAAAATAA
- a CDS encoding DNA polymerase I: MSDQKRLFLIDAYALIFRGYYAFIKNPRINSKGTDTSAILGFTNSLLDVIKRERPDHLAVCFDKGGSVSRNELFPEYKANRDATPEAIKIAVPYIYEILKAMYIPIMVKEGFEADDVIGTLAKKAEKEGYQTYMVTPDKDFAQLVSDNIFMYRPVFGGGYETWGIPEVQKKFEVERPEQVIDFLGMMGDSADNIPGLPGVGEKTAKKFLAAYGSMEGLLANTHELKGKMKEKVEASKELGLLSKELAKIILDVPVEFNAEDFKMSDPDVEGVKTIFEELEFRRLIDNFTKTFAPQESTPKTNEVNPETKTISKKEISAGAGQFSLFGGEVSNESSGETIVQTSRNTIKSTSHFYQSVAPGMAIKLFVKQLMAQTSVCFDTETTSINPLVAELVGIAFSWEIGKGFYIPFPEDRNQSQQLIEQLRPFFEADHIEKVGQNLKYDIKVLAKYDIDVKGKLFDTMIAHYLINPDMRHNMDVLSETYLNYTPISITELIGKKGKNQLSMREVPLQQQTEYAVEDADITLQLKEHFKSELTAANTQRLFDDIEIPLVKVLAHMELEGINMDTEFLKSLSSDLNSDINALEQKIYKAAGEEFNIASPKQLGVILFEKLKLVDKPKKTKTGQYSTAEDVLSYLAKDHEIIQNILDYRGLAKLKSTYVDALPEQVLETTGRVHTDYMQTVAATGRLSSNNPNLQNIPIRTERGRQVRKAFISRNEDYILLAADYSQIELRIIAALSDEETMINAFKNGEDIHASTAAKVFNVPLEEVTREQRSNAKTVNFGIIYGVSAFGLSNQTDLSRSEAKELINTYYTTYPKLRSFISDQVDFARDNGYVETILGRRRYLKDINSRNAIVRGGAERNAVNAPIQGSAADIIKVAMINIYNKLSEGGYKTKMLLQVHDELVFDVYKPELDNVKILIKTEMENAHKLSVPLDVELDTGVNWLEAH, encoded by the coding sequence ATGTCAGATCAAAAACGCCTTTTCCTTATTGATGCCTATGCTCTTATTTTTCGTGGGTATTACGCTTTTATAAAAAATCCAAGAATTAACTCAAAAGGTACAGATACTTCTGCTATTTTAGGATTTACTAATTCTTTATTAGATGTTATTAAACGTGAACGCCCAGATCACTTAGCTGTTTGTTTCGATAAAGGAGGAAGCGTTAGCAGGAATGAATTATTTCCTGAATACAAAGCCAATCGTGATGCAACACCAGAAGCTATAAAAATTGCGGTTCCGTATATTTATGAAATTTTAAAGGCAATGTATATTCCTATAATGGTAAAAGAAGGATTTGAAGCCGATGATGTTATAGGAACTTTAGCCAAAAAAGCAGAAAAAGAAGGATATCAAACCTATATGGTGACTCCAGATAAAGATTTTGCTCAACTGGTGAGTGACAATATTTTTATGTATCGCCCTGTATTTGGAGGTGGTTATGAAACTTGGGGAATCCCTGAGGTTCAGAAAAAATTTGAAGTGGAACGCCCGGAACAAGTAATTGATTTTTTAGGGATGATGGGGGATTCAGCAGATAATATTCCTGGATTGCCTGGTGTAGGAGAAAAAACAGCTAAAAAATTCCTTGCTGCTTATGGTAGCATGGAAGGTTTATTAGCTAATACTCATGAGCTAAAAGGAAAAATGAAAGAAAAAGTAGAAGCTTCTAAAGAACTAGGTTTATTATCTAAAGAGCTTGCTAAGATCATATTAGACGTTCCTGTTGAGTTTAATGCAGAAGATTTTAAAATGTCTGATCCAGACGTAGAAGGTGTTAAAACCATTTTTGAAGAGTTAGAATTTAGACGTCTTATTGACAATTTTACAAAAACATTTGCTCCACAAGAATCTACACCTAAAACTAATGAAGTTAACCCTGAAACCAAAACTATTTCTAAAAAAGAGATTTCGGCTGGAGCTGGACAATTTTCTTTATTTGGTGGAGAGGTTTCTAACGAATCTTCTGGAGAAACTATAGTACAAACAAGTAGGAACACTATTAAATCTACATCTCATTTTTATCAGAGTGTAGCTCCCGGAATGGCCATCAAATTATTTGTAAAGCAATTAATGGCACAAACATCTGTATGTTTTGATACCGAAACTACAAGTATTAATCCGTTGGTTGCAGAATTGGTAGGTATCGCATTCTCTTGGGAAATAGGTAAAGGATTTTATATTCCATTTCCAGAAGACAGAAATCAATCTCAACAACTTATAGAACAGTTACGTCCTTTTTTTGAGGCTGATCATATTGAAAAAGTTGGTCAGAATTTAAAATACGATATTAAAGTTTTAGCCAAATATGATATTGATGTAAAGGGGAAATTATTTGACACAATGATTGCACATTATCTCATTAATCCAGATATGAGGCATAATATGGATGTTCTTTCAGAAACTTATTTAAATTATACTCCAATATCTATTACAGAACTCATTGGTAAAAAAGGAAAAAATCAGTTATCAATGCGAGAAGTGCCTTTACAACAACAAACAGAATATGCTGTTGAAGATGCAGATATAACACTTCAGTTAAAAGAACATTTTAAAAGTGAATTAACCGCTGCAAATACACAACGTTTATTTGACGATATCGAGATTCCATTAGTAAAAGTATTAGCACATATGGAATTAGAAGGCATTAATATGGATACTGAATTCTTAAAATCTCTTTCATCAGATCTAAATTCAGATATCAATGCTTTAGAACAAAAAATATACAAAGCTGCGGGGGAAGAGTTTAATATTGCATCACCTAAGCAATTAGGTGTTATTTTGTTTGAAAAATTAAAACTAGTTGATAAGCCAAAAAAAACCAAAACGGGGCAATATTCAACTGCTGAAGATGTCCTTTCTTATCTAGCAAAAGATCATGAAATTATACAGAACATATTAGATTATCGTGGTTTAGCAAAACTTAAAAGTACTTATGTTGATGCTTTACCAGAACAAGTTTTAGAAACTACAGGAAGAGTACATACAGATTATATGCAAACCGTTGCTGCAACAGGGCGTTTAAGTAGTAACAACCCAAATTTGCAGAATATCCCTATTCGAACTGAGCGTGGTAGACAAGTACGTAAAGCATTTATTTCCAGAAATGAAGATTATATATTACTCGCAGCAGATTATTCACAAATTGAACTTCGAATTATTGCTGCTTTAAGTGATGAAGAAACTATGATTAATGCATTTAAAAATGGAGAAGATATTCATGCATCTACTGCTGCAAAAGTATTTAATGTTCCTTTAGAGGAAGTTACACGAGAGCAACGAAGTAATGCCAAAACTGTTAATTTTGGAATTATTTATGGAGTATCAGCTTTTGGGTTAAGTAATCAAACAGATTTATCTAGGAGTGAAGCCAAAGAGTTAATCAATACTTATTACACAACTTACCCTAAGCTTAGAAGTTTTATTAGTGATCAAGTTGATTTTGCCAGAGACAATGGTTATGTCGAGACTATTTTAGGTAGACGTCGTTATTTAAAAGATATTAATTCACGAAATGCAATCGTACGTGGTGGAGCAGAACGGAATGCTGTAAATGCACCTATACAAGGTAGTGCAGCAGATATTATTAAAGTTGCAATGATTAATATTTATAACAAGCTTTCTGAAGGGGGTTATAAAACTAAAATGTTATTACAAGTGCATGATGAATTAGTATTTGATGTTTACAAACCAGAACTTGATAACGTAAAAATTTTAATTAAAACCGAAATGGAAAATGCTCATAAACTAAGTGTTCCTTTAGATGTTGAGCTAGATACAGGAGTTAATTGGTTGGAAGCTCATTAG
- a CDS encoding AraC family transcriptional regulator produces MSLDIWSILIIVIAFQGLFLLTVLFSSKERKKKKSSQYLIFIILTLIWFLAEFFAIRNKINVNLNIFYGTRYGSWFLLGPITYFYFKSITDLTWKFSKQYWLHFLPFITFVIIIPFMSYRTLNNSQIDYGMLSVFDHRERATNIIEYTYSIVFIIQFVHLGYFLIQNLKLINRYSKGLIAEYSTIEIKIKWLRNFNVVLIILLTLSAIFLYILLLTDVYRRHMDYIYVLPIGILFYFISFKFMRADWKPIDKTINKYAGSTLNNEQIPKYVIQLDQLMESEKIYLNHNLRLNDLSERMNINKHHLSQILNQHYQLSFYDFINRFRIEEAKMIIQNTPEHTLVQIAYDAGFNNKTSFVNSFKKFENITPSKFREVNQYS; encoded by the coding sequence ATGAGCTTAGATATTTGGTCTATATTAATTATAGTAATTGCATTCCAAGGATTATTTTTATTAACTGTTCTGTTTTCTTCAAAGGAGAGGAAAAAGAAGAAAAGTAGTCAATACTTGATTTTTATTATTTTAACCCTAATTTGGTTTTTAGCAGAGTTCTTTGCTATAAGAAATAAAATAAACGTAAATCTTAATATATTTTATGGTACACGATATGGCTCTTGGTTTTTATTAGGACCGATAACTTATTTTTATTTTAAATCTATAACAGATTTAACTTGGAAATTTTCAAAACAGTATTGGTTACATTTCCTTCCATTTATAACTTTTGTAATAATTATTCCTTTTATGTCTTACAGGACATTAAATAATAGTCAAATAGATTATGGAATGCTATCCGTTTTTGATCATAGGGAACGTGCTACTAACATTATTGAATATACATATTCTATTGTTTTTATAATACAATTTGTACATCTAGGATATTTTTTAATTCAAAATTTAAAGTTGATTAATCGTTACTCAAAAGGATTAATTGCAGAATACTCTACTATAGAGATTAAAATAAAATGGCTTAGAAATTTTAATGTAGTATTGATTATACTGCTAACACTTTCAGCAATATTTCTTTATATATTATTATTAACAGATGTTTATAGACGGCATATGGATTATATTTATGTACTGCCTATAGGGATACTATTTTATTTTATCAGCTTTAAATTTATGCGTGCCGATTGGAAACCAATTGATAAAACGATTAATAAATATGCAGGAAGTACTTTAAATAATGAACAGATTCCAAAATATGTAATTCAACTCGATCAATTAATGGAGAGCGAAAAAATATATTTAAATCATAATTTAAGGTTGAATGATTTATCTGAAAGAATGAATATTAATAAACATCATTTATCACAAATTTTGAATCAACATTATCAACTCTCTTTTTATGATTTTATTAATCGATTTAGAATTGAGGAAGCAAAGATGATTATTCAGAATACACCAGAGCACACCTTAGTTCAAATTGCATATGATGCAGGTTTTAATAATAAAACCTCTTTTGTTAATTCTTTTAAAAAGTTTGAAAATATAACTCCTTCAAAGTTTAGAGAAGTAAATCAGTATTCTTAA